A region from the Stutzerimonas stutzeri genome encodes:
- the icd gene encoding NADP-dependent isocitrate dehydrogenase, whose product MGYQKIQVPASGDKITVNADNTLNVPNNPIIPYIEGDGIGVDISPVMIKVVDAAVEKAYGGQRKISWMEIYAGEKATQVYDQDTWLPKETLEAVRDYVVSIKGPLTTPVGGGIRSLNVALRQELDLYVCQRPVRWFTGVPSPVKKPADVDMVIFRENSEDIYAGVEWKAGSPEAEKVIKFLTEEMGVKKIRFTENCGIGIKPVSLEGTKRLVRKALQYAVDNDRSSVTLVHKGNIMKFTEGAFKEWGYEVAREEFGAELLDGGPWMQFKNPTTGKNIVVKDAIADAMLQQILLRPAEYDVIATLNLNGDYLSDALAAEVGGIGIAPGANLSDTVAMFEATHGTAPKYAGQDKVNPGSLILSAEMMLRHMGWVEAADLIIKSTESAIAAKTVTYDFERLMEGAKLMSCSEFGDAMISHM is encoded by the coding sequence ATCCAGGTGCCTGCCAGCGGTGACAAAATCACCGTCAATGCCGATAACACCCTGAATGTCCCCAACAACCCGATCATCCCTTATATAGAAGGTGACGGCATCGGTGTGGACATCAGTCCGGTGATGATCAAGGTGGTCGATGCCGCCGTCGAGAAAGCGTACGGTGGCCAGCGCAAGATCTCCTGGATGGAAATCTACGCTGGAGAGAAAGCGACCCAGGTCTACGATCAGGACACCTGGCTGCCGAAGGAAACCCTGGAGGCCGTTCGTGACTATGTGGTTTCCATCAAGGGGCCGTTGACCACGCCTGTCGGTGGCGGCATCCGCTCGCTGAACGTTGCGCTGCGCCAAGAGCTCGACCTCTATGTATGTCAGCGTCCTGTTCGTTGGTTCACCGGCGTGCCCAGCCCGGTGAAGAAGCCGGCCGATGTCGACATGGTGATCTTCCGCGAGAACTCCGAAGACATCTATGCCGGCGTCGAATGGAAGGCCGGCTCCCCAGAGGCGGAGAAGGTCATCAAGTTCCTTACCGAGGAAATGGGCGTCAAGAAGATCCGCTTCACGGAAAACTGCGGCATCGGCATCAAGCCGGTCTCGCTCGAGGGCACCAAGCGCCTGGTTCGCAAGGCCCTCCAGTATGCAGTGGATAACGATCGTAGCTCGGTTACCCTGGTGCACAAGGGCAACATCATGAAGTTCACCGAAGGGGCCTTCAAAGAGTGGGGCTACGAGGTGGCGCGTGAAGAGTTCGGCGCAGAACTGCTCGATGGCGGCCCTTGGATGCAGTTCAAGAACCCGACGACCGGCAAGAACATCGTTGTCAAAGACGCCATCGCCGACGCCATGCTGCAGCAGATCCTGCTGCGTCCCGCCGAGTACGACGTTATCGCTACGCTCAATCTCAACGGTGACTACCTGTCCGATGCGCTCGCGGCAGAAGTGGGCGGCATCGGTATCGCTCCGGGTGCCAACCTGTCCGACACGGTCGCCATGTTCGAGGCGACACACGGTACGGCGCCTAAGTATGCCGGCCAGGACAAGGTGAACCCTGGTTCGCTGATTCTTTCGGCGGAAATGATGCTGCGCCACATGGGCTGGGTGGAAGCGGCGGACCTGATCATCAAATCGACCGAGAGCGCCATCGCCGCGAAGACGGTGACCTATGACTTCGAGCGCCTGATGGAAGGTGCGAAGCTGATGTCCTGTTCCGAATTCGGCGACGCCATGATCTCCCACATGTAA